In a single window of the Oscarella lobularis chromosome 4, ooOscLobu1.1, whole genome shotgun sequence genome:
- the LOC136186748 gene encoding major surface-labeled trophozoite antigen 417-like: MSKAAMSPTTTRQLATGEIARYRWIIAIVLVYVASCAYSTTTTTECSDCEPGRYCTNETRTHLFAAAPMLGGSKNETITCAECPAGQYQPKKGQTSCLDCSKGNYSGPGQPLCSRCPPGQYQDHEGKINCTFCAPGNYSNTPGSIWCKRCGKGNYTAAEGQTRCETCEPGYYQDKEVAKECNPCSAGSFCENDGCHSCTPCSSGHYALGPANVTCAACPAGTAPNRDSSNCLHCGPGNYCPKPGCSQCILCELGKYARTSGSTECIYCDEGQYQDRRGQTTCKTCSLGWYAITKGNSECTECPAGLFCPDPKSSPQPCPDNYYCPRGSSNYQSCGGLYRVNAEQSGCEMTTALVAIICVAVILNIIIVAIVIIYSMRKWRWGRRLVPEKVKLVKRSQISAVERATTPTPVMYEGL; encoded by the coding sequence ATGTCGAAAGCAGCGATGTCGCCGACTACTACTCGACAACTCGCGACGGGAGAAATCGCTCGATATCGATGGATCATCGCAATCGTTCTCGTCTACGTCGCTTCGTGCGCctattcgacgacgacgacgacggagtgTAGCGACTGCGAACCGGGCAGGTACTGCACAAACGAAACGCGTACGCACCTATTCGCTGCGGCGCCAATGCTCGGCGGCTCCAAAAACGAGACGATCACGTGCGCCGAATGTCCAGCCGGCCAGTACCAGCCAAAGAAAGGCCAAACGTCGTGTCTCGACTGCAGTAAGGGCAACTACTCGGGTCCCGGGCAGCCGCTCTGTTCCAGATGCCCGCCCGGTCAGTATCAAGACCACGAAGGAAAGATCAATTGCACGTTCTGCGCACCGGGAAACTATTCGAACACGCCCGGATCGATTTGGTGCAAACGATGCGGAAAGGGAAATTACACCGCCGCCGAGGGACAGACTCGATGCGAAACGTGCGAACCGGGCTATTATCAGGATAAAGAAGTAGCGAAGGAGTGCAATCCGTGTTCGGCGGGCTCGTTTTGCGAGAACGACGGATGTCACAGCTGCACGCCTTGTTCTTCGGGACATTACGCTCTCGGTCCCGCTAACGTCACGTGCGCAGCGTGTCCCGCCGGAACTGCGCCGAATCGAGACTCGTCCAACTGTCTGCACTGCGGCCCGGGAAATTATTGTCCCAAACCGGGGTGCTCGCAATGCATTCTCTGCGAGCTGGGCAAGTACGCGAGGACGTCAGGATCGACGGAATGCATCTACTGTGACGAGGGCCAGTACCAGGATAGAAGAGGTCAGACGACCTGCAAGACGTGTTCTCTGGGATGGTATGCGATTACGAAGGGAAATAGCGAGTGTACGGAATGTCCGGCAGGTCTGTTTTGCCCTGATCCGAAGAGCAGTCCTCAGCCGTGTCCGGACAACTACTACTGTCCTAGGGGAAGTTCCAACTACCAATCGTGTGGCGGACTCTATCGCGTCAATGCGGAGCAAAGTGGATgcgaaatgacgacggcacTCGTCGCCATCATCTGCGTTGCTGTCATCCTcaatattattattgttgCTATAGTAATAATCTACTCCATGAGAAAGTGGCGATGGggtcgacgtctcgtgccGGAGAAGGTCAAGTTGGTGAAACGAAGTCAAATTAGTGCAGTCGAACGAGCAACGACTCCAACGCCAGTCATGTATGAAGGCCTGTAG
- the LOC136186754 gene encoding uncharacterized protein: protein MAAFRSPCCVCSLHRLHSAVVRPVSCTRSRAKRCSRDFPTTLRSINDKDDVLGAILAARLLESSLRASEPSRGDLILGNREMTMISYGQKTTKYRHYNSELVRSASAPPVVAVVAKRMQESSKANVKRKKSSWEKASPTQLSVAFFHLREELPVFFQHGHNVGLYSKNVVFENSLILSSCSTRGRFLYRCQLALFRWAARLRFGTPTMDVLKATKQVNESSIHVRWRVSGRSKDNINTWDGYSVFEVGGDGLIRKHRISRVLPSQDELKSPSSASKLALAIVSVIGLSKDDGWVTSAFSSSKVYRNLTNAEE from the exons ATGGCAGCGTTTCGCTCGCCTTGTTGCGTTTGCAGCTTGCACCGTCTTCACTCTGCAGTTGTGCGACCTGTATCCTGTACCAGAAGTCGAGCCAAA CGCTGCAGCCGGGATTTTCCAACAACACTCAGATCGATCAACGATAAGGACGATGTGCTAGGCGCGATACTCGCCGCGCGATTGCTCGAGTCGTCGCTACGAGCAAGCGAACCGTCACGTGGAGACTTGATACTGGGGAATCGCGAAATGACAATGATATCGTACGGACAGAAAACTACGAAGTATCGTCACTACAACTCCGAGCTCGTTCGCTCCGCTTCCGCTCCtcctgtcgtcgccgtcgtcgctaaAAGAATGCAAGAATCGTCGAAGGCAAACgtgaaaaggaaaaagtcGTCTTGGGAAAAAGCGTCGCCTACTCAGCTATCTGTGGCCTTTTTCCATTTGAGAGAAGAG TTACCCGTCTTCTTTCAGCACGGTCACAACGTAGGTCTCTACTCAAAAAACGTTGTTTTTGAAAATAGCCTAATTTTGTCTTCCTGCTCAACACG TGGGCGATTCTTGTATCGATGTCAACTGGCATTATTTCGATGGGCAGCTCGACTTCGATTTGGCACTCCTACTATGGATGTTTTGAAGGCAACAAAGCAGGTAAACGAATCGAGTATTCACGTACGTTGGAGAGTCAGCGGCAGATCAAA GGATAATATAAATACTTGGGACGGATATTCGGTATTTGAAGTGGGCGGAGATGGCCTGATACGAAAGCACCGAATCAGCCGCGTTCTACCAAGTCAAGACGAACTTAAATCACCATCGTCGGCATCTAAATTAGCTCTGGCCATTGTTTCAGTAATCGGTCTAAGCAAAGACGACGGATGGGTCACCAGTGCCTTTAGTAGTAGCAAAGTGTATAGAAATCTCACCAATGCAGAAGAGTAG